tccatggtcaggaaaccgtaaccatctattgatcaacgagctagtcaactagaggcttactagggacatggtgttgtctatgtatccacacatgtatctgagtttcctatcaatacaattctagcatggataataaacgattatcatgaacaaggaaatataataataacctatttattattgcctctagggcatatttccaacagaaccgATGCTGTAAGGGCGCCCGTGACACCCACGTGAACTCCGCCGTTGGTGCAATCTCAAGTCCCGCAAACTTGGCCGCGTATGCCGATCGTGCCGAGAACATGCCATCCTTCTCCCACGCCCAAAGAATCTTGTCCGGCGCTTCCTCACGGAGGGCCACACCCTCCGCTCGCTGCCATAGTCCCAGGTACTGTCTGAGCATGTCGGCCGTAAGCTCAGGCCCAAAGTCTGCCGCCCATGAATGATTTGTGAGTGCTTCTGCTACTGTTCGTGAGGATCTCGCTTGTCTCGATACCTTGGAGTAAAGCATGGGTGCCAGGTCCTAGACTCTGTAGCCATCAatccacttgtcttcccaaaaaCGTATGTCTTGCCCATGCCCCACTGAAGCTGTTGTCGCCGCGCGAAAGAGCGCTCTGGACTCCGCTGGGATTGCGATTTGGAATCTGCCCATGGTCTTGTATGATCCGTACGTTGTAGCCACGGCCATCTGGCCATCATTGCGATGTTCAACCACCTCAAATTTGGTATGCCGAGTCCTCCGGCCCACCTAGGGCGGCAAACCAAATCCCACGCCACGGCCTCATCTTGAAGCATTACCAAGACCTTGTAATTAGTTAGGTGCAACAGGGGCTGACGAACCTCCACTTGCACATTGATGTCTATGTGCCAGTGCGGCCACCCCCTAGCTGCACCACTTGGTTGTGTGGGGCTCATAAGACTCCCTCAAGTCGGGTCAGATGCCTAATAGCTTTTGACCTAAAAAATtgtattttttcttattttttagcTCCGTAAAATTATTTTTTCTGAAAAGTAAAAGAATGCAGAAAACAACACCCGAGTCCCTTTCTTCTGCATATATTTGGTGGCCATCTAGAACGTATCAGTGCCAAATATCTGGTGGCCATCTAGAACTTATGGGTGCCAAATATCTGGTGGCTAATGCCAATTTTTCTTGGTGCCCCTTGAGTCCCTTTCTTCTGCATATATCTGGTGGTCATAGTTAGCTAGCCCGGTTGAGTCCCTTTCTTTTGCATATATTCCAAAACTTGATAGATGTCAAAGTAGTACATTTAGCCCAATAGAAACCAACACACATATTCGACACAGTTGCAACACAGAAAATGACCAGTGTGCCGGAGACAATGGGAACGGATAAAGGACAAAAATTTAAAATTGTTAGTAACAAAAATTAATAGTTTCAAAGGTAAGTCGACTACTTAACAAATACAAGCCAATAATATTTACTTAGAATCGCACTGATGATAACATCTTCAAAATTGGCCACAGAGGGAGATACATAGTAGATGTTGGCATGCTTCCCCGGTAGAAAGTTGAAATTTAATTTCTGCCAATAGTTACTTCCACTTTTTTGGCATGTAATCTGACACAAGAAGTTATTCCATGAGCTCTTATTCTAATTTATGCATAAAGGTACAATGCAACACATATGAACATCTACTTCTTGGATCTATATATGTGTAGCCTTGGAGCATACATGTGGAATAGCCTTGAGCAGTAGGTCAGTCCTTCTACGGACAGTGAACCCGAATTTCTCAGACATATCCAGTGACACTGAGTTGGCATCGTCAGGAAGCATCCAGTCAAAGTGATAGAGAAAGTTTACCAAGGTAATCTCCAAAACTGATGATGCGAATGCTATTCCAGGGCATTGTCGTCGGCCACCTCCGAAAGGAGTGAATTTGAAACTTGTCCCATTATAATCCACATTGTTGTCCTCAAATCTCTCTGGATTAAATTCTTCTGGATTGCTCCAATACCGAGGGTCTCGGGAAATTGCAAAGACATTGATGTATATATTGGTATCTTCAAGGATGTCATAACCCATAATTTTGCAGTCCTCTCTAGTCTTGCGGGGGAGTAAAGCGGCGGGCGGATGCAATCTAAGAACCTCCTTGATGACCATCTGCATGTAGTGGAGTTCTGCAAGATCGCTATTGGTAATGATAGTTCGCTCTTGACCTAGTACCTCTCGAACCTCTAATTGTGCCTTAGCCATAACTTCAGGATGACTTGTGAGTTCTGACATGGCCCACTCCAAAGTGGTTCCTGTAGTCTCTGAAGCAGCTCCAAACATGTCCTGAAAATAATAATATTGTAACATATATTTATAATTAAATACTATATAAATTGTCAAAACAAACTTGATATGAAGTACTACCTCCGTACCAAAATATAAGTCGTCTTTGTAGGCTAAACTATTTAAAACAatacgtagtactccctccgtccttaaaagagtgtacttccaactttgttggagggtcaaattatctcaaagtttgaccgagtttgtggaAAAATATATCAATGCttatgaaaccaaataggtataagacgaaaatatattttatcatgaatctaatgctattaatttgatggcataaatgttggtctattattgtataaatacggtcaaacataatttttttttgactttccaacaaagttgaaagtacactctttcaagaatggagggagtatgcaaCTATTTCCTCTCGTGTTGATAAAAAATCAACTGCCAGCAAGTCAAAGCCCAAAGTTCAGCAAAAACTATATATACTCGAGTAGTACCTTTTTTGTGAGAAACCTAGCTatgatgtttttttttttgaaacgagaaACCTAGCTATGATGTTAACTTGCCTGTACATGACGAAGAGGTCACATATGAGATCGATCCAAACGATTAGAAAATGACCGGAAGGAAAATACTCACCAACAAGACAGTGACTATAATCTCTGTGGTTAGAGGGTACGCCGAGTCCTCCTCCTGCAGCCTGAGCAGCACGTCCAGCAGGTCCTCATCATCGGTGCTGCATGCGCCATGACCGGCTGCTCGCGCCACCTTGCGCTCGTCAAGGATCTCGGTGATGATGTGCTCAATGAGGTCCCGGATCCTCTTTATGCGGCGCTCGCCATTGCTGAGCCTCCGCACCAGTCGAGACGACGGGAAGAGGTCGACTAGGCAGAAGCCCCCCAGCAGGTCCATGATCTGGTCCAtggcgcggaggaagtcctcctgCCGCGCGAACTTGCCGCCGAACGCCGCCCGCGCCACCACATTGTTGCCAAGCGCCGCGAACATCTCGCTGAGGTTGGCGGCGGCGCCCGCGGCCGTGGCCGCGGCGATGGAGCGGAGGAGGCCGCCCACCTCCTCGGCCCTGACGCGCTCCATGCGCTTCACCTGCTTGGAGCTGAGGAGCTCCACGATGCAGACCTTGCGCATCTGGCGCCAGTGGTCGCCGTAGGGGGCGAAGATGATGCCCTTGCCGCCGAAGCCGATGATCTCCTGCAGCTGGGTGGTCTGCCGGTTCGAGAAGGCGACGTCGTTGGTCTTCATCACCTCCGCCACCGCCTCGGCGCTGGAGACCACCACCGTGGGGACCTCGCCTAGCTTGAGGAGCGTCAGTGGCCCATGCCGGCAACACAGATCAGTGATGGTGCGGTGAGGGAGCGTGCCGAGGATGACGTGGTGGAGGCTGCCTATGATCGGGAGAGTCCATGGCCCGGGAGGCAGGTGCAGGTGCTTCTTGGGCTTGCTCTTGCCGCCGGAGAACCAAAGGGCCAGTAACGTGGATAGGGCTATGAAACATAAGGTTAACCAACCCTCCATGGCAGGCAGCTTATTTGCGAGTGGTCAGTTCGTCGACAGCTGAGACGGATATATAGCCGGCCGGGCTAGGTGTAGGCGGAACATGAGCGGAAGCCGCCACCCTGGATGAGTATGGGTAGTAGCCCCCGTCACGCTCCCTTGGATGACTATTTGCCTCACTTGGTCAGAAATCCAAGGTTGCCTGATGGATCACGTTATCACAGGAATTGGCATCACAGGAGAACAGTGAAGAAAACAACAAACACATCACACCGAGAATTGACCAAGATAACAGCGCATCACGTGTATTGCCAAAAGTGATGGGCATTTACTATCTATCGATCTGTTATCTCTACTCTTATTAAAAACCGAGTTGGTAATGAtgatgtgcctgccatcttgtaatatagaccgtctgatctatatttgacggatagaaagcaaactatgataatttaaaaaaaacgcacctctctccacatttacagataaggccttgcctcgttcatccttatctcccacgacctcattgctgagcaattaaaaatggaagtctctggaacaatttGGCATGGtggccgcctgccggcgccgtccatccccatgcctccgcccagtccgaccaccagtcaccaccacgcctcACTCCTCCTCacattatctctcatctttctcgagatatcattttttgatAAAATTATCGAGATACCATTTTTTCAATAAAATTCTttagatatcattagtttttacacacggGATTACTCCTGCATAGGTCAATCataataggtgttttgtaaaaaaaatgcattttaatATTCCGTACAATGCATAGACATCTTGCTAGTATACCAAATATATGTCTCCCTCTCAAGTGCCTGGCCGTGAACGAGTATTCCGCTGGAGAAAGATAGGATGAGCAGGTCTGCCCTAATACCCACGCATGGCCAGACGGGATGCATCCAATCAAAGTTGTAATTAATTGTTTTGGGATGACATTCTagttaactactccctccatccgagtagtgtaaaaaacgttcttatattatgatattatgagacggagggagtagattataCCCGCGTGGTGCCGCAAAAGATTAGTGGGCTAAAATTGAGAGATGATGGCGCTCGTTAGGATTTTTCTTTTATAAGAACAGAAAAGGAAAACAGATGAGCTGTACCACTTAACTACTATTAAAGATGTTTTTTTAGTCTCCGCAGTAAGATGTTTGAGAGCTCTAGCAAACCATAGCTATGAAATTACAAGTACTGCCATACTTAGATGATAATTGCCTCCTTTCGCAGAAAAAGAAAGATAATTGCCTCAACAGTATTATCTTGAAATCAGGAGGAAGAAGCTCAATACCCACAAGGGAGGCATCAGGGCGCGGTCGGAATCGATCGCCAAGGAGCCGTTTCGCACCGAGGAGGGCGGTGGGAGAGGCTTCGGGAGAGAACCTTCCGCGGTAGCTTCCGTATTGTGAGCTACTCCTATTTGTGTTCTGCCATCTCACCTTGGACACCCTATTCCAAGGCCACGAAAACATATTACTACAAACGCACAAAGAATTTCAAAAGCAGAAAGCCATGGACAGCAATTTAAAAACAACTCCACTAGTCCTGAAGCCAAATGGCGTTATTCCTTAAACTCTCCAAGTCACAGACCAATACACCAACAACCCTATCACACTCCGGTATACCATACCATTTCGGCTCAGTAAAGACTAGAACAGGAGAAGAAGTTCGGTATGGTGGTAAAGACAGCATGGGTGTACGATATACAGAGGTATATTTCTTCAAGCTCAGCCGTCTGTTGGGGAAGAGCTCAGGGCAGGGAGGCGAAGGAAGGTAGCAGCCAGCCGCGCTCTGTCGCGAGCTCCACATAGCCTCTGAACTTCTCCTGCGCGTTCGGGATGTCGAGGGTCAGATCGTCGAGGCCTTCCTTGACGCGGGCGAAGCCGTTGGTCATCTGGTTGATGGTAATCAGCCCCTCGCTGGAGCACTCCTGCAGCAGAGCCAAGATGCTAGCTTCATTCTGCTTCTCCATCGCCATCACCAGCGCTTTCTTCACCACTTCATGGTTGAAGAAGGGCATCCCAAGGTCGCGGATGCACTGGCAGGCTTCCTTCAGGTCGCCGCCTGTGTTGTACTCCTCAAGGAGCTTGGAGATCTTGTCCTTTGCATCTTCCACAGCCCAGCCAGTGCCCCCACCCCAGCAGCGCAGTATCCTCTCACCGGAATGGCGGGCCGCAAGCAGAGAGCTGGCCATCTGGACAGTTTGACTACCACTGCTGTTTGGGCGCAGCTTGCTACTGATGTCATCCAAATTCAGTGGAAGCAAGACTTCATCGATCACTGCCCTGGCCAGGAAGAGGGCGAGTTCACTAGGAGCATCCACAATGTCGAGGGCGGTGTCTTCTGCTGACTGCAGGAGCATTATGAATCCCTTCATGATATCACCTGTGGAAAATAGTTCCAGGCTGAGTGAAGAAAGAAGTACAGAAGCCATCTCCTTCTCCCTGTTCTTCCTGTCCATAGCAAGCGTGATGAGCTTCTTAAGGAAAATGGCGTTGTATTCAGGGGCAGAAAGCTCTTGAAGGCTTCTAATGAGTTCCGGGACGTCATCTGAGAGGAAATACTCCTGAATTATGTGACCAGACTCTTCTTTAAAATGCTTCACCTTTTCACTGCTTGCATTCCACATATCTTCACCAGGGGCAGCAGATTTACAGAATGAAGCATCAAGCCACCCTTCAGATATGGCTGCGGAAAGCAGCTTGTCAAAAAGTGTTTTGGCTGAAGGAACATCAAGGCTCAGGTCATCAACAGTCTCCGCAACCCGAGAAAAACCCTTCGACACTTGATTAGAACTGATCAAACAACCCGTCGTTGATTCCTTCAACAACTTCAGGATTAATGGCTGTGACGACAGATTCTCGATACCAAGGATGAGAGCACGTTTCACAACCTCATGG
This region of Triticum aestivum cultivar Chinese Spring chromosome 2D, IWGSC CS RefSeq v2.1, whole genome shotgun sequence genomic DNA includes:
- the LOC123053676 gene encoding zealexin A1 synthase, giving the protein MEGWLTLCFIALSTLLALWFSGGKSKPKKHLHLPPGPWTLPIIGSLHHVILGTLPHRTITDLCCRHGPLTLLKLGEVPTVVVSSAEAVAEVMKTNDVAFSNRQTTQLQEIIGFGGKGIIFAPYGDHWRQMRKVCIVELLSSKQVKRMERVRAEEVGGLLRSIAAATAAGAAANLSEMFAALGNNVVARAAFGGKFARQEDFLRAMDQIMDLLGGFCLVDLFPSSRLVRRLSNGERRIKRIRDLIEHIITEILDERKVARAAGHGACSTDDEDLLDVLLRLQEEDSAYPLTTEIIVTVLLDMFGAASETTGTTLEWAMSELTSHPEVMAKAQLEVREVLGQERTIITNSDLAELHYMQMVIKEVLRLHPPAALLPRKTREDCKIMGYDILEDTNIYINVFAISRDPRYWSNPEEFNPERFEDNNVDYNGTSFKFTPFGGGRRQCPGIAFASSVLEITLVNFLYHFDWMLPDDANSVSLDMSEKFGFTVRRRTDLLLKAIPHVCSKATHI
- the LOC123053677 gene encoding MA3 DOMAIN-CONTAINING TRANSLATION REGULATORY FACTOR 1 isoform X1; this encodes MAAEDGARSPTRMLAEGHLRIATGGRAPADGGIAVRHIPHHHTAKKEDVGGKIEQDNLGDANLLPSQELGKLVNGTKKVPATLDDYRKLVVPVIEEYFSTGDVELSVSELRSLGSDQFHNYFVKKLISMAMDRHDKEKEMASILLSALYADLLDSSKMSEGFMMLLESTEDLSVDIPDAIDVLAVFVARAIVDEILPPVFLTRARALLPESSKGIEVLQVAEKSYLSAPHHAELVERKWGGSTHFTVEEAKKRIQDILREYIESGDTDEAFRCIRELGLPFFHHEVVKRALILGIENLSSQPLILKLLKESTTGCLISSNQVSKGFSRVAETVDDLSLDVPSAKTLFDKLLSAAISEGWLDASFCKSAAPGEDMWNASSEKVKHFKEESGHIIQEYFLSDDVPELIRSLQELSAPEYNAIFLKKLITLAMDRKNREKEMASVLLSSLSLELFSTGDIMKGFIMLLQSAEDTALDIVDAPSELALFLARAVIDEVLLPLNLDDISSKLRPNSSGSQTVQMASSLLAARHSGERILRCWGGGTGWAVEDAKDKISKLLEEYNTGGDLKEACQCIRDLGMPFFNHEVVKKALVMAMEKQNEASILALLQECSSEGLITINQMTNGFARVKEGLDDLTLDIPNAQEKFRGYVELATERGWLLPSFASLP
- the LOC123053677 gene encoding MA3 DOMAIN-CONTAINING TRANSLATION REGULATORY FACTOR 1 isoform X2, whose amino-acid sequence is MAAEDGARSPTRMLAEGHLRIATGGRAPADGGIAVRHIPHHHTAKKDVGGKIEQDNLGDANLLPSQELGKLVNGTKKVPATLDDYRKLVVPVIEEYFSTGDVELSVSELRSLGSDQFHNYFVKKLISMAMDRHDKEKEMASILLSALYADLLDSSKMSEGFMMLLESTEDLSVDIPDAIDVLAVFVARAIVDEILPPVFLTRARALLPESSKGIEVLQVAEKSYLSAPHHAELVERKWGGSTHFTVEEAKKRIQDILREYIESGDTDEAFRCIRELGLPFFHHEVVKRALILGIENLSSQPLILKLLKESTTGCLISSNQVSKGFSRVAETVDDLSLDVPSAKTLFDKLLSAAISEGWLDASFCKSAAPGEDMWNASSEKVKHFKEESGHIIQEYFLSDDVPELIRSLQELSAPEYNAIFLKKLITLAMDRKNREKEMASVLLSSLSLELFSTGDIMKGFIMLLQSAEDTALDIVDAPSELALFLARAVIDEVLLPLNLDDISSKLRPNSSGSQTVQMASSLLAARHSGERILRCWGGGTGWAVEDAKDKISKLLEEYNTGGDLKEACQCIRDLGMPFFNHEVVKKALVMAMEKQNEASILALLQECSSEGLITINQMTNGFARVKEGLDDLTLDIPNAQEKFRGYVELATERGWLLPSFASLP